A stretch of Bacillus pseudomycoides DNA encodes these proteins:
- a CDS encoding phosphorylcholine transferase LicD, which yields MEEFILNPRHLTPLEQAQKVMLHMLIAIHKICKEHDIKFWITDGTLLGSVRHKGFIPWDDDADLAMLREDYEKFLRIIPNHLPKPYKLETEKVNTHGKHNWTKILYLDDFEWEESDGTHRKGISIDIFPFDYVPESATALEKIVRKLAAINYPSQINGPADIARRLLNKSKFFKLYAKGRKKTDAVTYGLETGYYRWHNFELSEIFPLKEGIFDGHMFPVPNNADSYLSGMYGDYMQIPEESKQKAHMQNLKVTKQHV from the coding sequence ATGGAGGAATTTATTTTGAATCCAAGACATTTAACACCCTTAGAACAAGCTCAAAAAGTAATGCTGCATATGCTCATAGCGATTCATAAGATTTGTAAAGAACATGATATTAAATTTTGGATTACAGACGGTACTTTACTAGGGTCTGTTAGACATAAAGGATTTATCCCTTGGGATGACGATGCAGATCTTGCTATGCTAAGAGAAGACTACGAGAAATTTTTGCGCATTATTCCAAACCATTTACCAAAGCCATATAAACTAGAAACAGAAAAAGTAAACACACACGGCAAACATAACTGGACAAAAATTCTCTACTTAGATGACTTTGAATGGGAAGAAAGCGATGGTACACACAGAAAAGGAATATCAATTGATATTTTCCCATTTGACTACGTTCCTGAATCAGCAACGGCGTTAGAAAAAATTGTACGCAAACTTGCCGCAATCAATTATCCTTCGCAAATCAATGGCCCTGCAGATATAGCAAGAAGACTACTAAACAAATCAAAATTCTTTAAATTATATGCAAAAGGCCGTAAAAAAACAGACGCGGTAACGTATGGACTGGAAACTGGCTATTACAGATGGCATAACTTTGAGCTTAGTGAAATCTTCCCGTTAAAAGAGGGCATTTTCGATGGACACATGTTCCCTGTTCCAAACAATGCAGACAGCTACTTATCAGGAATGTATGGAGACTACATGCAAATACCAGAAGAAAGCAAACAAAAAGCTCATATGCAAAATTTAAAAGTGACAAAGCAACACGTATAA
- a CDS encoding LytR family transcriptional regulator has protein sequence MKKVLFWILGIIVVLLLAGGGYAYYMYSSVTGTINKVHTPLERDHSTKRPTDVKVSNKQPVSILLLGADERGGDKGRSDSIMLLTLNPKEGSMKMVSIPRDTYTEIVGKGKKDKINHAYAFGGIDMSVNTVENFLDVPVDYYIEVNMEGFKDIVDAVGGVDVYNDLAFTLEGMSFEKGNIHLNGEQALKYTRMRKQDARGDFGRQMRQRQVLEAVISKGANISSITKMGSMLDAVGKNVKTNLTQDQMWDLQSNYKAAMNKKEDIQIPGDGHKQDGIWYYFVPEKDRQDLSNKLKAHLELTK, from the coding sequence ATGAAGAAGGTTCTGTTTTGGATACTTGGTATTATTGTTGTTCTTCTACTGGCAGGAGGCGGTTATGCGTACTATATGTACTCATCTGTTACGGGTACAATAAATAAGGTACATACGCCACTTGAGCGAGATCATTCGACGAAACGACCTACAGATGTTAAGGTTAGTAATAAACAACCCGTTTCTATCTTATTGTTAGGGGCAGATGAGCGCGGGGGAGATAAAGGGCGTTCGGATTCGATTATGTTGTTAACGTTAAATCCGAAGGAAGGTTCCATGAAGATGGTAAGTATTCCTCGTGATACGTATACGGAGATTGTTGGTAAGGGAAAGAAAGATAAAATTAATCATGCGTATGCATTTGGCGGAATTGATATGTCTGTGAATACGGTGGAGAATTTTTTAGATGTACCGGTTGATTATTATATTGAAGTAAATATGGAAGGCTTTAAGGATATTGTTGACGCTGTTGGCGGAGTTGATGTGTATAATGATTTAGCATTTACACTTGAAGGCATGTCATTTGAGAAAGGGAATATTCACTTAAATGGCGAGCAGGCTCTTAAGTATACACGTATGCGTAAACAAGATGCACGTGGTGATTTCGGTCGTCAAATGCGTCAGCGTCAGGTGCTTGAAGCTGTTATTAGTAAAGGTGCAAACATCTCTTCCATTACAAAAATGGGTAGTATGTTAGACGCGGTTGGGAAAAACGTGAAAACAAATTTAACCCAAGATCAAATGTGGGATCTGCAAAGCAACTATAAAGCTGCGATGAATAAGAAAGAGGACATTCAAATTCCTGGCGATGGCCATAAACAAGATGGTATTTGGTACTATTTCGTACCAGAGAAAGATCGTCAAGACTTGTCTAATAAATTAAAAGCTCATTTAGAGTTAACAAAATAG